A DNA window from Undibacterium sp. YM2 contains the following coding sequences:
- a CDS encoding serine hydrolase encodes MQSIPSAQSILRSAPYLFPTYRVLAASLALLAGLAANPMPAHADTVDDYVRAEMQKRHIPGMTVAVLCNNKLIKESAYGLASLEHNVATKIDTVYTLASMTKTFTASAIMLLVQDGRIALDDSITKILPQLPAAWAGITLRHCLSHTSGLPDAITDDVNITTISGDRDILIQELAKLPLQPAGEKSVYNQTGYMLLGMVIEKISGMPYEQFVQTRLFQPMGITGAKFGDAWSIIPGRSDLYTSLDISKDHSKLAMENGRPVVMKDKIYHYGAKFMPDYLAPAGLLNGNIHDLVSFEQALASGKLIKPALLKEMNTPYKLRNGQNGDYGLGFIFMPFGKQAAISYGGGAATWRVHLPEKHLTVVVLTNLQGAQPHALAGGIAALYDDGAK; translated from the coding sequence ATGCAATCAATACCATCGGCACAATCAATACTGCGTTCTGCACCATACCTGTTCCCTACATATCGTGTTCTTGCCGCCAGCCTGGCCTTGCTGGCTGGTTTGGCTGCCAACCCCATGCCGGCACATGCCGATACTGTCGATGATTATGTACGTGCCGAGATGCAGAAGCGCCATATCCCCGGCATGACAGTGGCTGTGCTGTGTAATAACAAGCTCATCAAAGAGAGCGCTTATGGACTGGCCAGTCTGGAACACAATGTGGCGACGAAAATAGACACGGTCTATACACTGGCCTCGATGACCAAGACCTTTACCGCCAGCGCCATCATGTTGCTGGTGCAGGATGGCCGCATTGCGCTTGATGACTCCATCACAAAAATCCTGCCGCAACTGCCTGCGGCCTGGGCTGGCATCACGCTGCGCCATTGCCTCTCGCATACCTCAGGCTTGCCGGATGCGATTACCGATGACGTCAACATCACCACCATCAGCGGTGATCGCGACATCCTGATTCAGGAGCTGGCAAAACTGCCGCTACAGCCCGCAGGTGAAAAATCCGTGTATAACCAGACTGGCTATATGCTGCTGGGCATGGTCATAGAAAAAATCAGCGGCATGCCGTATGAGCAGTTTGTGCAAACCCGCTTGTTCCAGCCTATGGGTATCACTGGCGCAAAGTTTGGTGACGCCTGGTCCATCATCCCTGGCCGCAGTGACTTATATACTTCACTCGATATCAGCAAAGACCATAGCAAGCTGGCGATGGAAAATGGCCGCCCCGTCGTCATGAAAGACAAGATTTACCACTATGGCGCGAAGTTCATGCCTGACTATCTGGCCCCGGCTGGCCTCTTGAATGGCAATATCCACGACCTCGTCAGTTTTGAGCAGGCACTAGCCAGCGGCAAGCTCATCAAGCCTGCGCTACTCAAAGAAATGAATACGCCCTACAAACTGCGCAATGGTCAGAACGGTGATTATGGCCTGGGCTTTATCTTCATGCCCTTTGGCAAACAGGCTGCGATTTCTTACGGTGGCGGCGCTGCCACCTGGCGTGTGCATCTGCCAGAAAAGCATTTGACTGTAGTCGTGCTGACCAATCTGCAGGGCGCGCAACCACATGCGCTGGCGGGTGGCATCGCGGCACTCTACGACGACGGGGCGAAGTAA
- a CDS encoding low molecular weight protein tyrosine phosphatase family protein: MPNTPINALFVCSRNQWRSPTAEQVWRKHPMVRARSGGTSPNARHPVSAADIEWAEVIFVMEEKHKSRLMASYRNLIGHKPVHVLDIPDEYKYMDAELVEQLQQAVGDILGLN, encoded by the coding sequence ATGCCCAATACCCCCATCAACGCCCTCTTCGTCTGCAGCCGCAACCAGTGGCGCAGCCCGACTGCCGAGCAGGTCTGGCGCAAGCACCCCATGGTGCGCGCCCGCTCAGGCGGCACCAGCCCGAATGCCCGTCACCCGGTCTCTGCCGCTGACATAGAATGGGCAGAAGTCATTTTTGTCATGGAAGAAAAACACAAGTCCCGCCTGATGGCCAGCTACCGCAACCTCATCGGCCACAAGCCTGTGCATGTGCTGGATATTCCTGATGAATACAAATACATGGATGCAGAACTGGTAGAACAATTACAACAAGCTGTAGGCGACATCCTGGGTTTGAACTGA
- a CDS encoding DUF2892 domain-containing protein, with the protein MFHFKRNLPHWERALRIISGLLLFWLAYSGQVGGMLNWAIIASAVTMLMTAFVGFCPACAMVGRKYLDN; encoded by the coding sequence ATGTTTCATTTCAAACGCAATCTGCCCCATTGGGAACGCGCCCTGCGCATCATCAGCGGCCTGTTGCTGTTCTGGCTGGCATACAGTGGTCAAGTTGGCGGCATGCTGAACTGGGCTATCATCGCCAGTGCTGTTACCATGCTCATGACCGCCTTTGTCGGTTTTTGCCCTGCCTGCGCCATGGTGGGGCGCAAATACCTGGATAACTGA
- a CDS encoding RNA polymerase sigma factor yields the protein MSLSRPQLIEAARQGDGKAIATLLEVCQPDLKRFARRTCSNAEDAEDAVQMALWSLYRKVGALRCAATFATWMFRIVERECYRLFRLKKYHEALDELNEHDMPMANMVPTDLRMDLVRAMERLSPPYREVLILRDVHELTAPEVAAQLGLSLEAVKSRLHRARAQVREQLLNSGYWLKDGAPEAANAAGVTGVAEPDGGDHVL from the coding sequence ATGAGCCTGTCCCGCCCTCAATTAATCGAAGCCGCCCGGCAAGGTGATGGCAAAGCCATTGCCACATTGCTGGAAGTCTGCCAGCCCGACCTCAAGCGCTTTGCCCGCCGCACCTGTTCAAATGCGGAGGATGCCGAAGACGCGGTGCAAATGGCCTTGTGGTCGCTGTACCGCAAGGTAGGCGCGCTACGCTGTGCGGCAACCTTCGCGACCTGGATGTTCCGCATCGTTGAACGTGAGTGCTACCGCCTGTTCCGCCTCAAGAAATACCATGAAGCCCTGGATGAGCTCAATGAACACGACATGCCCATGGCCAATATGGTACCGACTGACTTGCGCATGGACCTGGTACGCGCGATGGAAAGGCTGTCGCCTCCTTACCGCGAAGTGTTGATACTGCGTGACGTGCATGAACTGACCGCACCCGAAGTCGCCGCCCAGCTGGGCCTGAGCCTGGAAGCTGTCAAAAGCCGCCTGCACCGCGCCCGTGCACAGGTACGTGAGCAATTGCTGAACAGCGGTTACTGGCTCAAGGATGGTGCACCCGAGGCTGCCAACGCTGCCGGAGTTACCGGAGTTGCTGAACCTGATGGAGGCGATCATGTTTTGTAG